Proteins co-encoded in one Jeotgalibacillus malaysiensis genomic window:
- a CDS encoding membrane protein: MVIATLTLLLGIIVILAIIAANGYFVAQEFAYMSVDRSRLRAMAEQGDASAKRALSVTEQTSFMLSGAQLGITVTGLLIGYVAEPLVGESLSVLLDGAGVPAAVSISVGTVLALAVSTIVQMIFGELYPKNLAIANPEPLARGLARSTNFYLMIFGWLIKFFDQSANKFLKMLRIEPVHDLDSSANARDLEYIVADSRDSGDLPKELSIFLDRILDFPQRDVEHAMTPRSRADIVEPDITIGEVRTLMAKEHTRYPVVNSDDEPIGVVHLVDVLSSSLNEDDPVTTIMRPPLVVPTLMALPEAQEQMSESKNDLACVIDEYGGFTGILTIEDLAEEVVGEVSDEHDNEEVEVVESEGEDSWQMTGDVHIDEAEREIGYQLPRGDFKTIAGLLIAHSGKLPAVNEQVTVQLPEDPADLVDDEPVRRYLIAQIIEVEKWVPTMVSLTIEQRENEDESEQVRRDDHG; the protein is encoded by the coding sequence ATGGTAATTGCAACATTGACTTTACTGCTCGGCATCATTGTCATTCTAGCGATTATCGCAGCAAACGGCTATTTCGTTGCCCAGGAATTTGCATATATGTCTGTTGACCGCTCACGGCTCCGCGCGATGGCTGAACAGGGGGATGCATCAGCTAAGCGTGCGTTGAGTGTAACGGAGCAGACGTCATTTATGCTTTCAGGTGCACAGCTCGGGATCACTGTGACAGGCCTTTTAATTGGTTATGTAGCTGAACCTCTTGTTGGGGAGAGCTTAAGTGTGTTGCTTGATGGGGCGGGAGTTCCTGCAGCGGTTAGTATTTCTGTAGGGACAGTGCTTGCTTTAGCTGTTTCTACGATTGTACAGATGATTTTTGGTGAGCTTTATCCTAAAAATCTTGCAATTGCAAACCCTGAGCCATTGGCACGAGGGCTTGCAAGATCAACCAATTTTTATTTGATGATCTTCGGGTGGCTGATTAAGTTTTTCGATCAGTCTGCCAATAAGTTTTTAAAAATGCTCAGAATTGAGCCGGTGCATGATCTTGACAGCAGTGCCAATGCACGGGATTTGGAATATATCGTAGCTGACTCCCGTGACAGCGGTGATTTGCCTAAGGAGCTGTCAATTTTTCTTGATCGGATTCTCGACTTTCCGCAACGTGACGTTGAACACGCAATGACGCCCAGATCACGGGCAGATATTGTAGAACCTGACATAACGATTGGTGAAGTCCGGACCTTAATGGCAAAGGAGCATACGCGTTATCCGGTTGTTAATTCAGATGATGAGCCGATTGGTGTTGTTCACCTTGTCGATGTCCTGTCCTCATCTTTAAATGAAGATGATCCGGTTACGACAATTATGAGACCGCCCTTGGTTGTTCCGACACTAATGGCTTTGCCGGAAGCACAGGAGCAGATGAGTGAGTCTAAAAATGATCTTGCCTGTGTCATTGATGAATATGGTGGCTTTACTGGGATCCTGACCATTGAAGACCTGGCTGAGGAAGTCGTTGGTGAGGTTTCAGATGAGCACGATAATGAAGAGGTTGAAGTAGTTGAATCTGAAGGGGAGGATTCCTGGCAGATGACCGGGGATGTTCATATCGATGAGGCTGAGCGGGAAATCGGTTATCAACTGCCGCGTGGTGATTTTAAAACAATCGCAGGGTTACTCATTGCACATAGCGGGAAACTTCCTGCCGTCAATGAACAAGTAACAGTTCAACTTCCTGAAGACCCGGCTGATCTGGTGGATGATGAACCTGTCAGACGTTATCTGATTGCACAGATCATTGAAGTTGAGAAATGGGTACCAACCATGGTTTCTCTTACAATTGAACAACGGGAGAATGAAGATGAATCTGAACAGGTAAGGAGGGATGATCATGGGTAA
- a CDS encoding methionine sulfoxide reductase: MSYRIPRTEIEKCRDREDLSQTGVYFLFGTSEDNGEDIVYVGQAGVRKNGEGVLNRLTEHKRSPEKDYWTEAIVFTTSNNSFGPTEISYLESRFCHMAKVAERYEVKNGNEPMIGNITEEKQSELEELIEYAQIVMGALGQKFLRN, encoded by the coding sequence TTGTCGTATAGAATCCCACGTACTGAAATTGAAAAGTGTCGTGACAGGGAAGATCTTTCACAGACTGGCGTCTATTTTTTATTCGGAACATCGGAAGATAATGGTGAGGATATTGTATATGTAGGTCAAGCTGGAGTAAGGAAGAATGGAGAGGGTGTGCTTAATCGTCTGACTGAGCATAAACGCAGCCCCGAGAAAGATTATTGGACTGAAGCAATTGTGTTTACGACTTCTAATAATTCATTTGGACCAACTGAAATTAGCTATCTTGAAAGTCGATTCTGTCATATGGCAAAAGTAGCTGAGCGATATGAAGTAAAGAATGGCAATGAGCCAATGATAGGCAATATTACTGAAGAGAAACAAAGTGAGCTGGAAGAGTTAATTGAATACGCTCAGATCGTTATGGGCGCACTTGGTCAAAAGTTTTTGAGAAATTGA
- a CDS encoding arsenic resistance operon repressor encodes MKKIQIFDPAMCCSTGVCGTSFDPELPRVASVVSFLKQKNYPIERFNLTSEPQRFVENKTVQEALAKNPEGLPFTLVDGVIVQQGTYLSNQMFAEVTGIAAEQFPKADQSEKPKIRLTIQ; translated from the coding sequence ATGAAAAAGATTCAGATTTTTGATCCTGCAATGTGCTGTTCAACAGGCGTGTGTGGAACGAGCTTTGATCCTGAGCTGCCGAGAGTTGCTTCTGTTGTCAGTTTTCTTAAACAGAAGAATTATCCCATCGAGCGCTTTAACCTGACAAGTGAGCCTCAGCGTTTTGTGGAAAATAAAACGGTTCAGGAAGCCTTGGCAAAAAACCCTGAGGGACTGCCATTTACACTGGTAGATGGTGTCATCGTACAGCAGGGTACTTATTTATCGAATCAGATGTTTGCTGAAGTGACAGGGATTGCAGCAGAACAATTTCCCAAAGCAGATCAATCAGAAAAGCCGAAAATCCGATTAACAATCCAGTGA
- a CDS encoding single-stranded DNA-binding protein, whose product MPKGEGKLVAQNKKARHDYFIEETFEAGIVLQGTEIKSIRRGRVNLKDSFARISNGEVFLNNAHISPYEEGNRYNHDPLRERKLLLHKQQINKLIGLTKQQGYSIVPLKLYIKDGYAKVLIGLGKGKKKYDKRETLKKKDAKREVARALKERQR is encoded by the coding sequence ATGCCAAAAGGAGAAGGTAAGTTAGTCGCGCAGAATAAAAAAGCGCGTCACGACTATTTTATTGAAGAAACGTTTGAAGCAGGCATTGTGCTTCAGGGAACTGAAATCAAATCGATCCGCAGAGGTCGTGTCAATCTGAAGGATTCATTTGCACGAATCAGTAACGGCGAAGTGTTTTTGAATAATGCACACATCAGCCCTTATGAAGAAGGAAATCGTTATAATCATGATCCGCTGCGTGAGAGAAAGCTGCTTTTGCATAAACAGCAGATTAATAAGTTAATAGGATTAACGAAACAGCAGGGTTATTCAATCGTTCCACTGAAGCTGTATATTAAAGACGGCTATGCGAAAGTGCTGATCGGTCTTGGTAAAGGTAAGAAGAAATACGATAAGCGTGAGACGCTTAAGAAGAAAGATGCCAAGCGTGAAGTGGCACGTGCACTGAAAGAGCGCCAGCGGTAA
- a CDS encoding arsenic transporter ATPase, producing MHDFLIDDLPLTPFVFLTGKGGVGKTSTASLLAITLADQGKKVLLVSTDPASNLQDVFNIELSEIPKEIPDVLNLHVANFDPEQAADEYKEKVVGPYRGILPDPVVQSMEEQLSGACTVEIAAFDQFTGLLSSREVRGEYDHILFDTAPTGHTLRLLSLPNAWNVYLDENTSGTSCIGPLAGLSEKKTQYEYATEMLRDETVTTLMLVARPEESTLNEAARAYRELQGTGMNHTLFVINGLLHSDDQGDSYRQAFVKRQQLALDHMPEALKALQHYHLPYVSSSLASVDDIRNWLSAVESHDPVQRKTFQGEKLEKLVKDLEEAGPGIVMTMGKGGVGKTTIASMIATGLADRGHHVILTTTDPAAHVEQVVGKSNQPLLSIERIDPKKETERYRETVIKRAGEISSEERALLDEDLNSPCTEEIAVFRAFADTVAKAGEAYVVIDTAPTGHTLLLLDATEAYHREMERSTGEVPEAVRLLLPKLRDPSFTHVFITTLAEATPVFEASRLQDDLKRAGIVPQGWVVNQSLAITGTQDAILGRKAENELKWIHEVQRLSDDQTVYIPWIEKQLSGYQTLLEAVKG from the coding sequence ATGCATGATTTTTTGATTGATGATCTTCCTTTAACCCCTTTTGTGTTTTTGACTGGTAAAGGGGGAGTAGGAAAAACATCAACCGCTTCTTTACTGGCGATTACGCTTGCTGATCAGGGGAAAAAAGTTTTGCTTGTTTCTACAGACCCTGCCAGTAATCTTCAGGATGTTTTTAATATTGAACTGTCGGAAATTCCAAAGGAAATACCGGATGTGCTGAATTTGCATGTAGCGAATTTCGATCCTGAACAGGCTGCAGATGAATATAAGGAAAAGGTGGTTGGACCGTATCGGGGTATTTTACCTGATCCGGTTGTTCAATCAATGGAAGAACAGCTTTCAGGGGCATGTACAGTTGAAATCGCCGCTTTTGATCAATTTACAGGATTACTTTCCTCAAGAGAAGTGAGAGGTGAGTATGATCATATTTTATTTGATACAGCGCCGACAGGGCATACGCTCAGGTTATTAAGTCTGCCAAATGCCTGGAATGTGTATCTGGATGAAAATACGAGCGGGACCTCCTGTATTGGGCCACTGGCTGGTCTTTCAGAAAAGAAAACGCAGTATGAATATGCGACTGAAATGCTTCGTGACGAAACGGTAACGACACTGATGCTGGTTGCGCGTCCGGAGGAATCAACATTGAACGAAGCTGCACGGGCATATAGAGAACTGCAGGGGACCGGCATGAATCACACATTGTTTGTGATTAACGGCTTACTACATTCAGATGATCAGGGAGATTCGTACCGGCAGGCATTTGTCAAAAGACAGCAGCTTGCACTCGATCATATGCCTGAAGCGTTGAAGGCGCTTCAGCATTATCATCTGCCATATGTGTCTTCGAGTCTGGCAAGTGTTGATGACATCAGAAACTGGTTATCAGCAGTGGAAAGTCATGATCCGGTTCAGCGTAAGACTTTTCAGGGAGAAAAACTTGAGAAGCTGGTAAAGGATCTTGAAGAAGCAGGTCCTGGTATTGTGATGACGATGGGAAAAGGCGGAGTTGGAAAGACGACGATCGCTTCTATGATCGCAACGGGTCTTGCGGACCGGGGGCACCATGTTATTTTAACGACGACCGATCCCGCAGCCCATGTTGAGCAGGTAGTTGGCAAGTCAAATCAGCCTTTACTATCAATCGAACGCATCGATCCAAAAAAAGAAACGGAGCGATACAGGGAGACTGTGATTAAAAGAGCCGGTGAGATTTCATCTGAAGAAAGAGCGTTGCTGGATGAGGATCTCAATTCGCCATGCACTGAGGAGATTGCTGTTTTCAGGGCATTTGCAGATACGGTTGCAAAAGCGGGTGAGGCGTATGTCGTGATTGATACTGCACCAACAGGCCACACACTGTTGCTACTGGATGCAACAGAAGCCTATCACCGTGAAATGGAGCGCTCAACGGGTGAAGTTCCGGAGGCAGTACGTTTACTGTTACCGAAACTGCGTGACCCATCATTTACACATGTATTTATTACGACACTCGCGGAAGCAACACCGGTCTTTGAAGCGTCACGTCTTCAGGATGATTTAAAACGTGCCGGGATTGTTCCGCAGGGCTGGGTAGTGAATCAGTCTCTTGCGATCACCGGTACACAGGATGCAATCCTTGGTAGAAAAGCAGAGAACGAGTTGAAGTGGATTCACGAAGTACAGAGGCTGAGTGACGATCAGACTGTATATATCCCATGGATAGAAAAACAATTATCAGGTTATCAAACATTACTGGAAGCAGTGAAAGGATGA
- a CDS encoding type I restriction-modification system restriction subunit HsdR, which produces MGKSHLSEEDIKARYITPAVTNAGWDIKKQVRFEYAFTAGRIILRGNATARGKKKRADYVLFYKSNFPLAIIEAKDNNHSVGAGLQQAIEYAESLDVSYVYASNGDAFVEQNLITGEVRELMLDEFPSPEELYQRYLTDKNINRDEEKVMLEPYYYVPNYKTPRYYQMVAVNRTVDAVAKGQDRVLLVSATGTGKTYMTFQMIYRLWKSGLKKRILFLADRNVLVDQTISGDFKPFSGRMTKVKNKNLDSSYEIYLALYQQLTGEDGEETFRQFQPNFFDLIVIDECHRGSAKEESAWRKVLDYFSSATHIGCTATPVETKEASSFTYFGEPIYEYSLKQGINDGFLAPYKVVRIGLDKDLEGYRPEAGKVDKFGHQIEDREYNVKDFDRSIVIDDRTRVVASKITEFLKKTDRFSKTIVFCVDIEHAERMRQALINENRDLYAENNKYIMRITGDNDEGKAQLEHFIDEESPYPVIAVTSKLMTTGVDAKMCKLIVLENNINSMTEFKQIIGRGTRLLEEYGKTYFTIMDFRSSSRLFADPAFDGKPEVVIDIDGDDPVDEPDAGGGDEGHGDGSDGVKEPGSDYVSGGNDDFGDDEDDKPRKYYIGDVTVKVLSERVQYVDKDGKLITESLIDYTKKNILDQYAALDEFLKTWTAAEKKQAIIDELQDSGVLLDAVREELGKTELDDFDLICHLAYDKPPLTKKERAENVKKRHYLHKYSDVAQQVIEALLDKYANDGIREIEDTKVLQLKEFAQIGSPMKIVKAFGGKAAYVQAVRELENEIYYA; this is translated from the coding sequence ATGGGGAAAAGTCATTTGTCTGAAGAAGATATTAAGGCGAGGTATATCACTCCTGCGGTTACAAATGCAGGCTGGGACATTAAAAAACAGGTGCGTTTTGAATATGCGTTTACTGCGGGAAGAATTATCCTTCGCGGAAATGCGACTGCCAGAGGGAAAAAGAAGCGGGCGGATTATGTCCTGTTTTATAAATCTAACTTTCCGTTAGCTATTATAGAAGCAAAAGATAATAACCATTCAGTTGGAGCGGGTCTGCAGCAGGCGATTGAGTATGCAGAATCGCTCGATGTATCTTACGTGTATGCTTCTAACGGTGATGCATTTGTAGAGCAGAATCTGATTACAGGTGAGGTAAGGGAATTGATGCTTGATGAGTTTCCATCACCTGAAGAACTGTATCAGCGGTATTTAACAGATAAGAATATTAATAGAGATGAAGAGAAAGTGATGTTAGAGCCCTACTATTATGTGCCTAACTATAAGACACCGAGATACTATCAGATGGTAGCTGTTAACCGTACAGTAGATGCTGTTGCGAAGGGACAGGATCGGGTACTTTTAGTGAGTGCAACAGGAACAGGTAAGACTTATATGACATTCCAAATGATTTATCGGTTGTGGAAATCAGGTTTGAAAAAGCGGATTTTATTCTTGGCTGACAGAAACGTGCTTGTTGACCAGACGATCTCGGGAGATTTCAAGCCATTTAGCGGAAGGATGACAAAAGTGAAGAATAAAAATCTGGATAGTTCCTATGAGATCTATCTGGCACTTTACCAGCAGCTGACCGGTGAAGATGGAGAGGAAACGTTCCGTCAGTTCCAACCTAACTTTTTTGATCTGATCGTGATCGATGAGTGTCACAGAGGAAGTGCGAAGGAAGAGTCAGCGTGGAGAAAAGTACTCGACTACTTTTCATCTGCAACGCACATTGGCTGTACGGCAACGCCTGTTGAAACGAAAGAGGCTTCTAGCTTTACGTACTTTGGTGAGCCCATCTATGAATATTCATTAAAGCAAGGGATCAATGATGGTTTCTTAGCACCTTATAAAGTTGTTCGAATCGGTCTCGATAAAGACTTGGAAGGGTATCGTCCTGAAGCTGGCAAGGTCGATAAGTTTGGTCATCAGATTGAGGACAGGGAATACAATGTGAAAGACTTTGACCGCTCCATTGTCATAGATGACCGTACCCGTGTTGTTGCATCAAAAATTACGGAGTTCTTAAAGAAAACGGACCGCTTCAGCAAGACGATCGTATTCTGTGTGGATATTGAACACGCAGAGCGAATGAGACAGGCCTTAATCAATGAGAACAGAGATTTGTATGCTGAAAACAATAAGTACATCATGCGTATTACAGGTGATAATGACGAAGGCAAAGCCCAGCTGGAGCACTTTATTGATGAAGAGAGTCCTTACCCTGTAATCGCAGTTACAAGTAAGCTGATGACCACTGGTGTAGATGCGAAAATGTGTAAGCTCATTGTGCTGGAAAATAACATTAACAGCATGACTGAGTTTAAACAGATCATCGGAAGAGGAACAAGGCTGCTCGAAGAATACGGGAAGACCTATTTTACAATCATGGATTTCAGAAGCTCCAGTCGTCTGTTTGCCGATCCTGCGTTTGATGGGAAGCCGGAAGTCGTTATTGATATTGACGGCGATGATCCAGTGGACGAGCCGGATGCAGGTGGTGGAGACGAAGGTCATGGGGATGGAAGCGATGGTGTGAAAGAACCCGGAAGCGACTATGTTTCGGGAGGTAATGATGACTTTGGTGATGATGAAGATGATAAACCTAGAAAGTATTATATAGGTGATGTGACCGTTAAAGTGCTTTCTGAAAGAGTACAGTACGTTGATAAAGACGGGAAGTTGATCACTGAAAGTCTAATTGATTACACAAAGAAAAACATTCTGGATCAATATGCAGCTCTAGATGAATTTCTAAAAACATGGACAGCTGCAGAAAAGAAACAGGCGATCATTGATGAACTGCAGGACAGTGGTGTACTATTAGATGCGGTTAGAGAAGAGTTAGGAAAAACAGAACTTGATGATTTTGATCTGATTTGTCATTTGGCTTACGATAAGCCACCGCTCACTAAGAAGGAGCGGGCAGAGAATGTAAAGAAACGTCATTACTTACACAAGTATTCTGATGTTGCCCAGCAGGTTATTGAAGCATTGCTTGATAAGTATGCGAATGACGGAATCAGAGAGATTGAAGATACGAAAGTGCTTCAATTAAAAGAGTTCGCTCAAATCGGCAGTCCGATGAAAATTGTAAAGGCATTCGGTGGTAAGGCTGCTTATGTACAGGCAGTCAGAGAATTAGAAAATGAAATTTATTACGCGTAA
- a CDS encoding methionine sulfoxide reductase A, whose amino-acid sequence MIETIDSDSIPSGVKQKREQAQIDQSGILQENVLFKSPSYAAAFVVGGHANGLTEWKDADGRKFGEIEKE is encoded by the coding sequence ATGATCGAAACGATTGATTCAGATAGTATACCAAGTGGCGTAAAGCAGAAAAGAGAACAGGCACAGATCGATCAGAGCGGTATCCTGCAGGAAAACGTTCTTTTCAAAAGTCCATCTTATGCAGCAGCATTTGTTGTAGGTGGTCATGCCAATGGATTGACGGAATGGAAAGATGCGGATGGAAGAAAGTTTGGTGAAATTGAGAAAGAGTAA
- a CDS encoding ArsR family transcriptional regulator: protein MISTAPGVEKMSAFFKVLGDPTRLEMLRRMYTSEHCVCEFVEMFQISQPAISRHLRVMKQAGIVLERKDRQWNYFRLNEQDPFYPLLVEAIKELGELPVQEHNLLRIKC from the coding sequence ATGATTTCAACTGCACCGGGAGTGGAGAAGATGAGTGCATTTTTTAAAGTGCTTGGGGATCCGACCAGGCTAGAGATGCTGAGAAGGATGTATACGAGCGAGCATTGTGTATGTGAATTTGTTGAGATGTTCCAGATTTCGCAGCCGGCGATCAGCCGACATCTTCGTGTAATGAAGCAGGCGGGAATTGTGCTTGAACGGAAGGACCGCCAGTGGAATTATTTCCGGCTAAATGAACAGGACCCGTTTTACCCGCTTTTAGTAGAAGCAATTAAAGAACTGGGTGAGCTTCCGGTTCAGGAGCATAACCTGTTAAGAATAAAGTGCTGA
- a CDS encoding type I restriction-modification system modification subunit HsdM: MMAISNFVKRIQSVMRNDSGVNGDAQRIEQIVWILFLKIYDAKEEAWELYDDNYQSIIPEGLKWRDWAVDLKDGEALTGDALLDFVNNELFPALKNIEIDEETPMSQIIVKSAFEDANNYQKDGVLLRQVINIIDEIDFTEYKERHEFGTIYESFLKDLQSAGNAGEFYTPRAVTDFMVEVVKPVLGEKIADFACGTGGFLTSALASLEKQIGNSLENKEVYNNTVYGIEKKALPHMLCVTNMLIHDIDDPTILHDNALEIDYKELRKMDPFDVVLMNPPYGGSEKESVKVNFPMELRSSETADLFMNVIMYRLKKNGRAAVIIPDGFLFGTDNAKYNIKKKLFSEFNVHTVVRMPHSVFAPYTSIRTNIIFFDNTEPTKETWFYRLDMPEGYKNFSKTRPMKLEHFNEAIAWWDNREEVEVDGHPKAKKYTIEEIENYSYNIDVCGFPHEEEVILEPMDLIHEYQEKRASINAEIDHVLDQITSMLGGK, translated from the coding sequence ATGATGGCAATTAGCAATTTTGTAAAGAGAATTCAATCAGTTATGAGAAACGATTCAGGTGTAAATGGAGACGCTCAGAGAATTGAGCAGATCGTGTGGATCCTATTCCTGAAAATCTATGATGCAAAAGAAGAAGCGTGGGAACTTTATGATGACAACTATCAGTCTATTATTCCAGAAGGCTTAAAGTGGAGAGACTGGGCCGTTGACTTGAAAGACGGAGAAGCACTGACAGGTGATGCACTGCTGGACTTTGTTAATAATGAGCTTTTCCCGGCACTGAAAAATATTGAAATTGATGAAGAAACACCAATGAGTCAGATCATCGTGAAGTCTGCCTTTGAGGATGCGAATAACTATCAGAAGGATGGCGTATTGCTACGTCAGGTAATCAATATTATTGATGAGATTGATTTTACTGAATATAAAGAACGTCATGAATTCGGTACGATCTATGAATCGTTCCTAAAAGACCTGCAAAGTGCAGGGAATGCTGGTGAGTTTTATACGCCAAGAGCTGTTACTGATTTCATGGTAGAAGTAGTAAAGCCAGTACTTGGTGAAAAAATTGCTGACTTTGCATGTGGTACGGGTGGCTTTTTGACATCTGCATTAGCTTCATTAGAAAAACAGATCGGCAATTCTCTTGAAAATAAAGAAGTCTATAACAATACTGTCTATGGTATTGAAAAGAAAGCATTGCCACATATGCTGTGTGTCACGAATATGCTCATTCATGACATTGATGATCCGACAATTCTTCATGACAATGCACTTGAAATAGACTACAAGGAACTCCGTAAAATGGATCCATTTGATGTGGTCTTAATGAATCCTCCTTATGGCGGTAGTGAAAAAGAAAGTGTAAAAGTTAACTTCCCAATGGAGCTTAGAAGCTCCGAGACAGCGGATCTATTTATGAACGTGATTATGTACCGCTTGAAGAAAAACGGACGTGCAGCGGTTATCATTCCGGACGGCTTCCTGTTTGGTACGGATAATGCGAAATACAACATCAAGAAAAAACTATTCAGTGAATTCAACGTTCATACAGTTGTCAGAATGCCACATAGCGTTTTTGCACCTTACACATCTATCAGAACGAATATCATCTTCTTCGATAACACTGAACCAACAAAAGAAACTTGGTTCTATCGCTTAGATATGCCAGAAGGTTATAAGAATTTCTCGAAGACCAGACCGATGAAACTGGAACATTTCAACGAAGCCATAGCATGGTGGGATAACCGTGAAGAAGTAGAAGTTGACGGTCATCCAAAAGCGAAAAAGTATACAATTGAAGAAATCGAAAACTACAGCTATAACATTGACGTATGCGGCTTCCCACACGAAGAAGAGGTCATTCTCGAACCAATGGACCTGATTCATGAATATCAGGAGAAGAGAGCGTCTATCAATGCTGAAATCGACCATGTGTTAGATCAGATTACTTCTATGCTTGGAGGGAAGTAA
- a CDS encoding dehydrogenase, translating into MTKLLIIGSVAAGTSVGAKARRNSEDLQITIYDKDTDISYSGCGIPYYVGGEVADIDELTPRNAVWFKKRYNIDIHTQHEVLSINHEAKTAEILNLMTNETFTDSYDTLVLATGATSFVPPIPGVEADNVFSVRNIRNAGEIRTYIDQHQPKHVTIVGGGFIGLEMAEQLKYKGLEVTLIERLPQVMPPLDLDMAERVARHLQEKGVKLLTGQTVQSLYDGERVSTVQLESGQTIETDLVILSVGIRPNTKLAKGIGVEIGSTGAIKVNKKMQTNVPDVYAVGDVAESFSLITGKPIYRPLGSTANKTGRIAGQVITGEEAEHRGILGSGIFKVFDLTVAQTGLTEREAVEEGYEIEVLHNIKPDRPEYLGGKEMVIKAIADRNTGKLLGAQIVGPQGVDKRIDVFVTAISFGAKAEDLFHLDLAYAPPFATTKDPVMYTGMALHNSISKKAPLITPQQLVREIENGEAFQIIDTRSNAQFEKAHVKGAVHIPLGDLRTRASELNPDLKTVVYCNKGVTGNAAQNILINHGFKVVYNLSGGNKNYQHVVNNE; encoded by the coding sequence ATGACGAAGCTATTGATTATTGGATCGGTTGCGGCTGGCACATCTGTAGGTGCCAAAGCGAGAAGAAACAGTGAGGATCTTCAAATTACGATTTACGATAAAGACACAGATATCTCTTATTCAGGCTGTGGCATTCCTTATTATGTAGGAGGAGAGGTCGCTGACATAGACGAGCTGACACCGCGGAATGCAGTCTGGTTTAAAAAGCGATATAACATTGATATTCATACCCAGCATGAAGTATTAAGCATCAATCACGAAGCAAAAACGGCTGAAATCCTTAATCTCATGACCAATGAAACGTTTACGGATTCTTATGATACGCTTGTCCTTGCAACCGGTGCGACAAGCTTTGTGCCGCCAATTCCTGGTGTAGAAGCGGATAATGTGTTCAGTGTCCGTAATATCAGAAATGCAGGCGAGATCCGGACGTATATCGATCAGCATCAGCCAAAGCATGTCACGATCGTAGGTGGAGGATTTATCGGGCTTGAGATGGCGGAACAGCTGAAGTATAAAGGACTTGAAGTGACACTTATTGAACGTCTTCCACAGGTCATGCCGCCGCTTGATCTTGATATGGCTGAGCGGGTAGCCCGGCACTTGCAGGAAAAGGGTGTAAAACTGCTGACAGGGCAAACGGTTCAATCCTTATATGATGGAGAACGTGTAAGTACTGTTCAGCTTGAGAGCGGGCAGACGATTGAAACGGATCTCGTTATCCTTTCTGTCGGCATCCGTCCAAATACTAAGCTTGCTAAAGGTATTGGTGTTGAAATTGGTAGCACAGGCGCAATCAAAGTGAATAAGAAAATGCAAACGAACGTACCAGATGTATATGCAGTGGGTGATGTTGCAGAAAGCTTTTCACTGATTACAGGAAAGCCGATCTACAGACCACTCGGATCAACAGCGAATAAAACTGGAAGAATTGCCGGGCAGGTGATCACTGGAGAAGAGGCTGAACATCGCGGTATTTTAGGTAGCGGGATCTTTAAAGTGTTTGACCTGACAGTCGCCCAGACAGGTTTGACAGAAAGAGAAGCTGTTGAGGAAGGCTACGAAATTGAAGTGCTGCACAATATTAAACCTGACCGTCCTGAATATCTTGGCGGTAAAGAAATGGTGATTAAGGCCATTGCAGATCGCAATACAGGCAAGCTGCTTGGTGCACAGATTGTCGGACCACAGGGCGTTGATAAGCGGATTGATGTGTTTGTCACAGCAATCTCATTTGGTGCAAAGGCTGAGGATCTGTTCCATCTTGATTTGGCCTATGCACCGCCGTTTGCGACAACGAAAGATCCTGTTATGTATACAGGCATGGCGCTGCATAATTCTATTAGCAAAAAGGCTCCGCTGATCACCCCTCAGCAGCTGGTCAGAGAGATAGAAAACGGTGAAGCGTTCCAGATTATCGATACCAGATCGAATGCTCAGTTTGAAAAAGCGCATGTTAAAGGGGCGGTTCATATTCCACTTGGCGATTTAAGAACGAGAGCTTCAGAACTGAACCCTGACCTTAAAACCGTTGTATACTGCAATAAAGGTGTGACAGGGAATGCTGCACAGAATATCCTGATCAATCACGGATTTAAAGTTGTATATAATCTATCAGGTGGAAATAAAAACTATCAGCATGTCGTGAATAACGAATAA